One Qipengyuania gaetbuli genomic region harbors:
- a CDS encoding EI24 domain-containing protein: MVSLPRALALSLSQLGDPAIVKVLVKSVLVTLAIFTVLGIGLWAALDSAIESWLAANMPEDYSDTLAAVAALTIGLVAGWLLFRIVALFVLQFYADEIVRAVEARHYPHAAKVAGLPFREELGNSLRSALRAVLVNLLALPFAIALLVTGIGTAVLFWAVNGWLLGRELQDMVWLRHRSDKAEIAPMSAGQRFLLGGTVAGIMLVPFANLLAPVLGAASATHMVHRARGTHA, translated from the coding sequence ATGGTTTCGCTACCCCGCGCCCTTGCCCTGTCGCTGAGCCAGTTGGGCGATCCCGCCATTGTGAAAGTGCTCGTGAAAAGCGTGCTCGTCACGCTGGCGATCTTTACCGTGCTCGGCATCGGCCTGTGGGCCGCGCTCGATTCGGCGATCGAGAGCTGGCTCGCCGCCAACATGCCCGAAGATTACAGCGATACCCTTGCTGCCGTCGCCGCGCTGACCATCGGACTTGTCGCCGGCTGGCTGCTGTTCCGCATCGTGGCGCTGTTCGTCCTCCAGTTCTACGCCGACGAGATCGTGCGGGCGGTGGAGGCGCGGCATTATCCGCACGCCGCAAAGGTCGCCGGCCTGCCGTTCCGCGAGGAACTGGGCAATAGCCTGCGCTCTGCCCTCCGCGCGGTGCTGGTGAACCTCCTCGCCCTGCCCTTTGCCATCGCCCTGCTCGTCACCGGCATCGGCACCGCCGTCCTGTTCTGGGCAGTCAACGGATGGCTGCTGGGCCGCGAATTGCAGGACATGGTCTGGCTGCGCCACCGCAGCGACAAGGCGGAAATTGCCCCGATGAGCGCGGGCCAGCGATTCCTCCTCGGCGGGACAGTCGCCGGCATCATGCTGGTGCCGTTCGCCAACCTGCTCGCCCCCGTGCTCGGCGCGGCGAGCGCAACCCACATGGTCCACCGCGCAAGAGGCACCCATGCGTAA
- a CDS encoding HesB/IscA family protein, which translates to MGDATIRPAPKAAVILTKGAEARIAELMSKAPEGAIGVKLSTPRRGCSGLAYSVDYVTEEAKFDEKIETPGGVFYIDGASVLYLVGSTMDWVEDDFSAGFVFENPNAKGACGCGESFMV; encoded by the coding sequence ATGGGAGATGCGACCATCCGACCCGCGCCCAAGGCGGCCGTCATCCTGACCAAGGGTGCCGAAGCGCGCATCGCCGAGCTCATGTCGAAGGCACCCGAAGGGGCCATAGGCGTGAAGCTGTCAACCCCGCGCCGCGGTTGTTCGGGCCTTGCCTATTCGGTCGACTACGTCACCGAGGAAGCGAAGTTCGACGAGAAGATCGAGACCCCCGGCGGCGTGTTCTACATCGACGGGGCGAGCGTGCTCTACCTCGTCGGCAGCACGATGGACTGGGTGGAGGACGATTTCTCCGCCGGTTTCGTGTTCGAAAATCCCAACGCCAAGGGCGCTTGTGGCTGCGGCGAGAGCTTCATGGTATAA
- a CDS encoding SUF system Fe-S cluster assembly protein: MNKPSDENDFIAAPSPADTVVGKPPRARVSDAIDPDETADAKLERKRDYLEGFLQKKPENVPAGSPGGALYEAVIDALKEIYDPEIPVNIYDLGLIYGVEVSDEADVVVTMTLTTPHCPVAETMPGEVELRAASVPGVRDAEVNLVWDPPWGPDKMTDEARLELGML; the protein is encoded by the coding sequence ATGAACAAGCCCTCTGACGAGAATGATTTCATCGCCGCCCCCTCGCCTGCTGATACGGTGGTCGGCAAGCCGCCGCGTGCGCGCGTGTCCGACGCGATCGATCCCGACGAGACGGCCGACGCCAAGCTGGAGCGCAAGCGCGATTACCTCGAAGGCTTCCTGCAGAAGAAGCCGGAAAACGTGCCTGCCGGTTCACCCGGCGGCGCGCTTTACGAAGCGGTCATCGATGCACTCAAGGAAATCTACGACCCCGAAATTCCGGTCAACATTTACGACCTCGGCCTGATCTACGGGGTCGAGGTGTCGGACGAGGCCGACGTGGTCGTCACCATGACGCTCACCACTCCGCACTGCCCCGTGGCCGAAACCATGCCGGGCGAAGTCGAACTGCGCGCCGCCAGCGTGCCGGGCGTGCGCGATGCCGAAGTCAACCTCGTCTGGGACCCGCCGTGGGGGCCGGACAAGATGACCGACGAGGCGCGTCTCGAACTGGGGATGCTGTGA
- a CDS encoding aminotransferase class V-fold PLP-dependent enzyme, with protein sequence MSEVATLSRKTDFPGLLTSDGAPWHYLDTAATAQKPQAVIDAMSRALGRDYATVHRGVYGRSAHMTLAYEAARRRVAQFIGAASDNEIVFVRGATEAINLVASSWGMTRLTAGDRIVLSTLEHHSNIVPWQMVAERTGAQIDVCPLTEDHRIDLGALEAMLTPRTKLVSLAHVSNVLGSVLDARAAADLAHSVGAKILLDGCQAAPRMTLDMAALDCDFYAFSGHKLYGPTGIGVLWAREDILDAMPPYQGGGAMIEKVSFEGTTYAPPPQRFEAGTPMITEAVALHAAIDYVDAIGPDALFAHESALAAQLREELRRTNAVTLFGPEESAGIVSFALEGVHPHDLGTILDEENVAIRAGHHCAQPLMEHLGVPATARASFGLYSDENDIAALMRGIERTRRIFG encoded by the coding sequence GTGAGCGAGGTGGCGACCCTTTCCCGCAAGACGGACTTTCCCGGCCTGCTGACGAGCGACGGCGCGCCGTGGCACTATCTTGACACCGCCGCGACCGCGCAAAAGCCGCAGGCGGTGATCGACGCGATGAGCCGCGCGCTGGGCCGCGATTACGCAACCGTGCACCGCGGCGTCTATGGCCGCAGCGCGCACATGACGCTGGCCTACGAGGCCGCCCGCAGGCGCGTTGCGCAGTTCATCGGCGCAGCGTCCGATAACGAGATCGTGTTCGTGCGCGGCGCGACCGAGGCGATCAACCTCGTCGCATCGAGCTGGGGCATGACGCGCCTCACCGCAGGCGACCGTATCGTGCTGTCCACGCTCGAACACCATTCGAACATCGTGCCCTGGCAGATGGTCGCCGAACGCACCGGCGCGCAGATCGACGTCTGCCCGCTGACCGAGGATCACCGGATCGACCTCGGCGCGCTCGAGGCCATGCTGACCCCGCGCACGAAGCTGGTGTCGCTCGCCCATGTTTCCAATGTGCTCGGCAGCGTGCTGGACGCGCGCGCGGCTGCAGACCTTGCCCATTCGGTCGGCGCGAAAATCCTGCTCGACGGGTGCCAGGCCGCGCCGCGCATGACGCTCGACATGGCCGCGCTCGATTGCGACTTCTACGCCTTCTCCGGCCACAAGCTCTACGGGCCGACCGGTATCGGTGTGCTCTGGGCGCGCGAGGACATCCTCGATGCCATGCCCCCCTACCAGGGCGGCGGCGCGATGATCGAGAAGGTGAGCTTCGAGGGCACGACCTATGCCCCGCCCCCGCAGCGGTTCGAGGCGGGCACGCCGATGATTACCGAGGCCGTCGCGCTCCACGCGGCCATCGACTACGTCGATGCGATCGGGCCGGACGCGCTGTTCGCGCACGAAAGCGCGCTCGCCGCGCAGCTGCGCGAGGAACTGCGCCGCACCAATGCCGTGACGCTGTTCGGGCCGGAGGAAAGCGCCGGCATCGTCAGCTTCGCGCTCGAGGGGGTGCATCCGCACGATCTCGGCACCATATTGGACGAGGAAAACGTGGCGATCCGCGCAGGCCACCACTGCGCGCAGCCGCTGATGGAGCATCTGGGCGTCCCGGCCACGGCCCGCGCCAGCTTCGGCCTCTACAGTGACGAAAACGACATCGCCGCCCTGATGCGCGGCATCGAAAGGACCCGGAGGATCTTCGGATGA
- a CDS encoding SufD family Fe-S cluster assembly protein, with amino-acid sequence MSEAAILPTRRDEAWRYSDTDALAGIDLGNWRAINVAPGETVRETLVVEDENGNADGTRLTRLRVSIGKGARYELFGVIASAHLGRVEVEVTLAEGAHFEMGGITVGGRDTVREFVTRVVHAQPNATSNQVVRSVHWGQGTGNFLGNIEVVRHAQKTDAAQSFKGLLLEKGASVNAVPQLEIFADDVKCAHGASVGQMDENARFYMAARGLSPELSRRLLVQAFIGDALVALDDEAEHERLLQVALDKLDKHL; translated from the coding sequence ATGAGCGAGGCTGCGATCCTACCTACCCGCAGGGACGAGGCTTGGCGCTATTCCGATACGGATGCGCTGGCCGGCATCGACCTTGGCAATTGGCGCGCGATCAATGTCGCGCCGGGCGAGACCGTTCGTGAAACGCTGGTGGTCGAGGACGAGAACGGCAATGCCGATGGCACGCGCCTGACGCGGCTGCGCGTCTCGATCGGCAAGGGTGCGCGCTACGAACTGTTCGGCGTAATCGCCAGCGCGCATCTCGGCCGCGTGGAAGTCGAAGTGACTCTGGCCGAAGGCGCGCATTTCGAAATGGGCGGCATCACGGTCGGCGGGCGCGACACGGTGCGCGAATTCGTCACCCGCGTCGTCCATGCTCAGCCCAACGCCACCAGCAACCAGGTGGTGCGCAGCGTCCACTGGGGGCAGGGCACGGGCAATTTCCTCGGCAATATCGAGGTCGTGCGCCACGCGCAGAAGACCGATGCCGCGCAGAGCTTCAAGGGCCTGCTGCTGGAAAAGGGCGCGAGCGTGAATGCCGTGCCGCAGCTGGAAATCTTTGCCGACGACGTGAAGTGCGCCCATGGCGCCAGCGTCGGCCAGATGGACGAGAACGCGCGCTTCTACATGGCTGCGCGCGGCCTTTCGCCCGAACTCTCGCGCCGCCTGCTGGTGCAGGCCTTCATCGGCGATGCGCTGGTGGCGCTGGACGACGAGGCGGAGCACGAGCGCCTGTTGCAGGTCGCGCTGGACAAGCTGGACAAGCACCTGTGA
- the sufC gene encoding Fe-S cluster assembly ATPase SufC translates to MLKIENLTAEIDGKTILNGLSLEVAAGEVHAIMGPNGAGKSTLSYVLGGRPGYEVTGGSVTFRGQDLLDLEPHERAAAGLFLGFQYPVEIPGVSNVQFLREALNAQRKARGEEALSGGEFLKLAKDKAGLLGLDMDMLKRNVNVGFSGGEKKRAEMVQMGILDPAFAVLDETDSGLDIDALRVVGEGINAIMRAPDKAVLLITHYQRLLDVVKPDRVSILSKGRIVKTGGPELALRLENEGYDAVMAEPA, encoded by the coding sequence ATGCTCAAGATTGAAAACCTCACTGCCGAGATCGACGGCAAGACCATCCTCAACGGCCTGAGCCTCGAAGTGGCGGCCGGCGAGGTCCATGCGATCATGGGCCCCAACGGCGCGGGCAAGTCGACCCTGTCCTACGTGCTGGGCGGACGCCCGGGCTATGAAGTGACCGGCGGCAGCGTGACCTTCCGCGGGCAGGATTTGCTCGATCTCGAACCTCATGAACGTGCGGCGGCCGGCCTGTTTCTCGGCTTCCAGTACCCGGTCGAAATCCCCGGCGTGTCGAACGTCCAATTCCTGCGCGAGGCGCTGAACGCACAGCGCAAGGCGCGCGGCGAGGAAGCCCTGTCTGGCGGCGAATTCCTCAAGCTCGCCAAGGACAAGGCCGGCCTGCTCGGCCTCGACATGGACATGCTCAAGCGCAACGTGAACGTCGGCTTTTCGGGCGGCGAAAAGAAGCGCGCCGAGATGGTCCAGATGGGTATTCTCGATCCCGCCTTCGCCGTCCTCGACGAGACCGACAGCGGCCTCGACATCGATGCGCTGCGCGTGGTCGGCGAAGGCATCAATGCCATCATGCGCGCGCCCGACAAGGCGGTGCTGCTGATCACCCACTACCAGCGCCTGCTGGACGTGGTGAAGCCCGATCGCGTATCGATCCTCAGCAAGGGCCGCATCGTGAAGACCGGCGGACCCGAGCTTGCCCTGCGCCTCGAGAACGAAGGCTATGATGCGGTGATGGCAGAGCCGGCATGA
- a CDS encoding endonuclease domain-containing protein, translated as MTDRKTLQLRDPAEAADTAPALKKKGRGWEISEKRLDALHEQAREMRRHSSEAHKALAERFAKADMGRYTFKRHAVVGSAIVDFNCHNLGMAIMIDEEGQDETLAKRRDKSLEAVGIRVMRIAAKDILENMEEVLQRITLGMRSRIADKQAARREHQRSSTPRPRHSRKDNAQD; from the coding sequence ATGACCGACCGCAAGACCCTCCAGCTTCGCGATCCCGCGGAAGCCGCCGACACCGCTCCGGCCCTCAAGAAGAAGGGCCGCGGGTGGGAGATTTCTGAAAAGCGCCTCGATGCTCTGCACGAGCAGGCCCGCGAGATGCGGCGGCATTCGTCGGAAGCGCACAAGGCGCTGGCCGAGCGTTTCGCCAAGGCGGACATGGGCCGCTACACCTTCAAGCGGCACGCCGTGGTCGGCAGCGCGATCGTCGATTTCAACTGCCACAACCTCGGCATGGCGATCATGATCGATGAAGAGGGGCAGGACGAAACGCTGGCCAAGCGCCGCGACAAGAGCCTCGAGGCGGTCGGCATCCGCGTGATGCGCATCGCCGCGAAAGACATTCTCGAAAACATGGAAGAGGTGCTTCAGCGCATCACGCTCGGCATGCGCAGCCGCATCGCCGACAAGCAGGCTGCGCGGCGCGAACACCAGCGCAGCAGCACCCCGCGTCCGCGTCACAGCAGGAAAGACAATGCTCAAGATTGA
- the sufB gene encoding Fe-S cluster assembly protein SufB, translating to MSEDVDIQDREAREAAAKAAEYEHGWSADIETEFAEKGLTEDTVRFISAKKNEPEWMLEWRLKAFRLWQTMEEPDWAKLGYPAIDYQDAYYYAAPKKKEKLASLDELDPEIKAVYDKLGIPVAEQEVLAGVEGARKVAVDAVFDSVSVATTFREELKKAGVIFLSISEAIREYPELVKKWLGKVVPQKDNFFATLNCAVFSDGTFVYIPEGVRCPMELSTYFRINAENTGQFERTLIIAEKGSYVSYLEGCTAPMRDENQLHAAVVELVALEDAEIKYSTVQNWYPGDENGKGGIYNFVTKRGLCQGARSKISWTQVETGSAVTWKYPSCVLNGEDSVGEFYSVAVTNNYQQADTGTKMIHNGRGSRSTIISKGISAGKSNNTYRGRVAVAANADGVRNFTQCDSLLLGDQCGAHTVPYIEVKNPSAQIEHEATTSKISDDQLFYAMQRGLDEEEAVALIVNGFAKDVLKELPMEFAVEAQKLLAISLEGSVG from the coding sequence GTGAGCGAAGACGTAGACATCCAGGACCGCGAGGCCCGCGAAGCTGCTGCCAAGGCGGCCGAGTACGAGCATGGCTGGTCGGCGGACATCGAGACCGAATTCGCCGAAAAGGGCCTCACCGAAGACACGGTCCGCTTCATTTCGGCCAAGAAGAACGAGCCGGAATGGATGCTCGAATGGCGCCTCAAGGCCTTTCGCCTGTGGCAGACTATGGAAGAGCCGGACTGGGCCAAGCTCGGCTATCCGGCGATCGATTACCAGGACGCCTATTACTACGCTGCGCCCAAGAAGAAGGAAAAGCTCGCCAGCCTCGACGAGCTCGATCCCGAGATCAAGGCGGTCTACGACAAGCTCGGCATTCCCGTGGCGGAGCAGGAAGTGCTCGCCGGGGTCGAAGGCGCGCGCAAGGTCGCGGTCGATGCCGTGTTCGACAGCGTGTCCGTCGCCACCACCTTCCGCGAGGAGTTGAAGAAGGCGGGCGTCATCTTCCTCTCGATCAGCGAGGCGATCCGCGAATATCCGGAGCTGGTGAAAAAGTGGCTCGGCAAGGTCGTGCCGCAGAAGGACAACTTCTTCGCCACGCTCAATTGCGCGGTCTTTTCGGATGGCACCTTCGTCTACATCCCCGAAGGCGTGCGCTGCCCGATGGAGCTGTCGACCTATTTCCGCATCAACGCGGAGAATACCGGCCAGTTCGAACGCACGCTGATCATCGCCGAAAAGGGCAGCTACGTCAGCTATCTGGAAGGCTGCACCGCGCCGATGCGTGACGAGAACCAGCTCCACGCAGCCGTGGTCGAACTGGTCGCGCTCGAAGATGCGGAGATCAAGTACTCGACCGTCCAGAACTGGTATCCGGGCGACGAGAACGGCAAGGGCGGGATCTACAATTTCGTCACCAAGCGCGGCCTGTGCCAGGGCGCACGCTCCAAGATCAGCTGGACGCAGGTCGAGACCGGCAGCGCGGTGACGTGGAAGTATCCCAGCTGCGTGCTCAACGGCGAAGACAGCGTGGGCGAATTCTACTCGGTCGCAGTGACGAACAATTACCAGCAGGCCGATACCGGCACGAAGATGATCCACAACGGGCGTGGAAGTCGTTCAACCATCATTTCCAAGGGCATTTCGGCGGGCAAATCGAACAATACCTATCGCGGCCGGGTCGCGGTGGCGGCCAATGCCGATGGCGTGCGCAATTTCACCCAGTGCGACAGCCTGCTGCTGGGGGACCAGTGCGGCGCGCACACCGTGCCCTACATCGAGGTGAAGAACCCCAGCGCCCAGATCGAGCACGAGGCGACCACCAGCAAGATTTCCGACGACCAGCTGTTCTACGCCATGCAGCGCGGGCTGGACGAGGAAGAGGCGGTGGCGCTGATCGTCAACGGCTTCGCCAAGGACGTGCTCAAGGAACTGCCGATGGAATTCGCCGTGGAAGCGCAGAAGCTTCTGGCGATCTCGCTTGAAGGAAGCGTTGGATGA
- a CDS encoding SUF system Fe-S cluster assembly regulator, which translates to MRLSNLADYAVVTMSQAARHCGGGRVSASELAAETGLPAPTVQKLVSKLVGAGLLRSVRGAGGGLQLARPAAAISLADIVEAVEGPIALTACVEGTDCSVDHECRVRPHWPLVNEALRGALANISLVQLAQEKEIA; encoded by the coding sequence ATGCGCCTTTCGAACCTTGCAGATTACGCTGTCGTCACGATGAGCCAGGCAGCCCGCCATTGCGGCGGGGGCAGGGTCAGTGCGTCCGAACTCGCCGCTGAAACCGGCCTGCCCGCCCCGACGGTGCAGAAGCTGGTCAGCAAGCTGGTCGGCGCAGGACTGCTGCGGTCGGTGCGCGGGGCCGGCGGCGGCTTGCAGCTGGCCCGTCCGGCAGCCGCGATCAGCCTCGCCGATATCGTCGAGGCAGTCGAAGGTCCGATTGCGCTGACGGCCTGTGTCGAAGGGACCGATTGCTCGGTCGATCACGAATGCCGCGTGCGGCCCCACTGGCCGCTGGTGAACGAAGCTTTGCGCGGCGCCCTGGCGAATATCAGCCTGGTGCAGCTGGCGCAGGAAAAGGAAATCGCGTGA
- a CDS encoding helix-turn-helix domain-containing protein, whose translation MGKIEEQGGLPFSFEFIEAPADLRPYCNSLYIFRASEAGYEDWLPAYSGQLAVVPSGYADMPFDKDVVGRTSEVTLMGPLVKARPFKIYGPMLMLGVSLNFRGWAAFTGLPVNENHDAFLDPATAMSPDLLARLAALPDALRSGELDERGALDAMAAVVRDGLSELPVRHVQVIDTTLEWLSSSFKPDIEVLQDKLPYSERQVQRLVTRFFGQPPVRLIRRYRAVRAATLLSLPELPLEIEAEIRDAFYDQAHMIKEIRAFTGKTPRRIEKSDGTPVRDMLGPDGYSSVDLFGGSEDRQLGRKPV comes from the coding sequence TTGGGCAAGATCGAAGAACAAGGCGGGCTGCCCTTCAGCTTCGAGTTCATCGAAGCGCCGGCTGACCTAAGGCCTTATTGCAATTCGCTGTATATTTTCCGTGCCTCGGAGGCCGGATACGAGGACTGGCTGCCTGCCTATTCGGGACAGCTGGCCGTCGTGCCGAGCGGGTATGCCGATATGCCTTTCGACAAGGATGTGGTCGGCCGGACTTCAGAAGTCACGCTGATGGGTCCGCTGGTTAAAGCGCGCCCCTTCAAGATCTATGGTCCGATGCTGATGCTCGGCGTGTCGCTCAACTTCCGCGGCTGGGCGGCGTTCACGGGGCTGCCGGTCAACGAAAACCACGACGCTTTCCTCGATCCGGCAACGGCCATGTCGCCCGACCTGCTGGCGCGCCTCGCCGCGCTGCCCGATGCCCTGCGCAGCGGAGAACTCGACGAGCGTGGGGCACTGGACGCGATGGCGGCGGTGGTACGCGACGGGCTGAGCGAGCTGCCGGTCCGCCACGTCCAGGTGATCGACACGACGCTGGAATGGCTGTCCTCATCCTTCAAGCCGGACATCGAGGTGCTGCAAGACAAGCTGCCCTATTCTGAACGGCAGGTGCAGCGGCTGGTGACGCGTTTCTTCGGCCAGCCGCCCGTCCGCCTGATCCGGCGCTATCGCGCGGTTCGCGCGGCGACCCTGCTCTCGCTGCCCGAACTCCCGCTCGAGATCGAGGCCGAGATCCGCGACGCGTTTTACGACCAGGCGCATATGATCAAGGAAATCCGCGCCTTTACCGGGAAAACCCCGCGGCGCATCGAGAAGAGCGACGGGACCCCGGTTCGCGACATGCTCGGTCCCGACGGTTATTCCTCGGTCGACCTGTTCGGCGGAAGCGAGGACCGGCAGCTCGGCCGCAAACCTGTTTAG
- a CDS encoding quinone-dependent dihydroorotate dehydrogenase — protein sequence MLFDLARPALFALDPERAHRLTVAALKVSPVRAAGKAGTLATSVAGIDFPNPLGMAAGFDKDAEVPDQLLGLGFGFAEVGSITPRPQAGNPRPRLFRLVEDRAVINRMGFNNGGAQAALARLEARKGRPGVLGINIGANKDSEDRIADYAEMTRLMSPHATYLAVNISSPNTPGLRALQDESALVALLDAVLEARGKDGPPVFLKVAPDLEPADIDAISRIALDKALGALIVSNTTISRPALRSSHADETGGLSGAPLRDLAQQRVTDFRKATGGQLPLVGVGGIAKAEDAWARIRAGASLVQLYSAMVYEGPGLPRRILRGLERLMRRDGFSSIAEAVGTA from the coding sequence ATGCTGTTCGACCTTGCCCGGCCCGCCCTCTTCGCCCTCGACCCGGAGCGCGCTCACCGCCTTACGGTAGCCGCGCTGAAGGTCTCGCCGGTGCGCGCTGCAGGCAAGGCAGGTACGCTGGCCACAAGCGTCGCGGGTATCGACTTTCCCAACCCGCTGGGCATGGCGGCGGGTTTCGACAAAGATGCCGAAGTACCCGACCAACTGCTTGGGCTCGGTTTCGGTTTCGCCGAGGTCGGCTCGATTACCCCGCGCCCGCAGGCCGGCAATCCCAGGCCCCGGCTCTTCCGCCTCGTGGAAGACCGCGCGGTCATCAACCGGATGGGGTTCAACAATGGCGGGGCACAGGCAGCTCTCGCCCGGCTGGAGGCTCGCAAGGGACGCCCCGGCGTGCTCGGCATCAATATCGGCGCGAACAAGGACAGCGAGGACCGGATCGCCGATTATGCCGAAATGACGCGGCTGATGTCGCCGCATGCGACCTATCTCGCCGTCAATATATCCAGCCCGAACACGCCAGGCCTGAGGGCATTGCAGGACGAGAGTGCGCTTGTTGCCCTGCTCGATGCGGTGCTCGAAGCGCGCGGGAAGGACGGGCCGCCCGTGTTCCTCAAGGTCGCACCCGATCTCGAGCCGGCGGATATCGATGCTATTTCCCGTATCGCTCTCGACAAGGCGCTGGGAGCTTTGATCGTATCGAATACCACCATTTCGCGCCCCGCGCTCCGGTCGAGCCACGCGGACGAGACGGGCGGCCTGTCGGGCGCGCCCTTGCGCGACCTTGCCCAGCAAAGGGTGACGGATTTCCGCAAGGCAACCGGCGGCCAGCTTCCGCTGGTCGGCGTCGGCGGGATTGCCAAGGCCGAAGACGCCTGGGCGCGCATCCGGGCGGGTGCCAGCCTGGTCCAGCTTTACAGCGCCATGGTCTATGAAGGACCAGGCCTGCCCCGGCGCATCCTGCGCGGTCTTGAACGCCTTATGCGCCGCGACGGATTTTCCTCGATTGCGGAGGCGGTCGGAACCGCATAG
- the ggt gene encoding gamma-glutamyltransferase, translated as MTRLATVSLVALALAGCATLPATQPAASAQVSIGAVSAADPRAQEAGEEILRKGGSATDAAIAVMLALTVVEPQSSGIGGGGFLVRGEADGDVTTFDGRETAPAGATPDWFLAGDGSVPPFIESVRSGLSVGVPGNIALAAKAHGEHGRLPWAELFKPSIRLAREGFRINPRMHDALGRSRTTAAYSAAAQAMFYDASGEPLPAGTLVRNEELARTFEKIAAGGAEAFYKGEHALAIATTVAADTPKPGAMTYADVTGYEAKERGAVCSSYRAYRICSMGPPTSGGIAVQQILGQLERFDLRALGADNPVTWHLFVEAQRLAYADRELYLADSDFVSVPVAGLLEKSYLAQRSALISPDRSIEVAEAGRPRGAPIALADGDEPEEHGTSHLAVVDDAGTMVSYTSTIESAFGSGLMVGGYYLNNELTDFSRSPQVNGRLVANRVEGGKRPRSSMSPTVIYDPQGNTFMVVGAAGGSTIPITTTRAIIGAIDFGMDAEEALGLPFLMAFGERVLLEEGTWLEEKADAFRALGHTQLMIRPAPIKGGALVKRDGRWQSARDPRLEGQLDMP; from the coding sequence ATGACGAGGCTTGCCACCGTTTCGCTTGTCGCGCTCGCCCTTGCCGGCTGCGCGACCCTTCCTGCCACCCAGCCCGCCGCATCGGCGCAGGTAAGCATCGGTGCGGTCAGCGCCGCCGATCCGCGCGCGCAGGAGGCGGGCGAGGAAATCCTGCGCAAGGGCGGCAGCGCCACCGATGCGGCAATTGCCGTGATGCTCGCGCTTACCGTGGTCGAACCGCAAAGCTCGGGCATCGGCGGGGGCGGCTTCCTGGTGCGCGGCGAGGCCGATGGCGACGTTACCACCTTCGACGGACGCGAGACCGCACCGGCAGGCGCGACGCCCGACTGGTTCCTCGCCGGGGACGGTAGCGTACCGCCTTTCATCGAATCGGTCCGCAGCGGGCTGAGCGTCGGTGTCCCGGGCAACATCGCGCTGGCCGCAAAGGCGCATGGCGAGCACGGCCGCCTTCCTTGGGCGGAACTGTTCAAGCCGTCCATCCGGCTGGCCCGCGAAGGGTTCAGGATCAATCCGCGAATGCACGATGCGCTGGGCCGCTCGCGCACGACGGCTGCCTATTCGGCGGCAGCGCAGGCGATGTTCTACGACGCGTCGGGCGAGCCGCTTCCCGCCGGTACCCTAGTGCGCAACGAGGAACTGGCGCGCACTTTCGAGAAGATCGCCGCGGGGGGCGCCGAAGCATTCTACAAGGGCGAACACGCTCTTGCGATCGCGACCACTGTCGCCGCCGACACGCCCAAGCCGGGCGCCATGACCTATGCCGATGTGACGGGCTACGAAGCCAAGGAGCGGGGCGCGGTTTGCAGCAGCTACCGCGCCTATCGCATCTGCTCCATGGGCCCGCCGACTTCGGGCGGTATCGCCGTGCAGCAAATCCTCGGCCAGCTTGAACGGTTCGACCTGCGCGCATTGGGGGCCGACAACCCGGTCACCTGGCACCTCTTCGTGGAGGCCCAGCGCCTCGCCTATGCCGACCGCGAGCTCTATCTCGCCGACAGCGATTTCGTCAGCGTCCCCGTCGCAGGCCTGCTGGAGAAGAGCTATCTGGCGCAGCGCAGCGCGCTCATCTCGCCCGACCGGTCGATCGAAGTGGCCGAGGCAGGAAGGCCACGCGGCGCGCCTATCGCACTGGCCGATGGCGACGAGCCGGAAGAACACGGCACCTCGCACCTCGCCGTGGTCGACGATGCGGGGACGATGGTGTCCTACACCTCCACCATCGAAAGCGCCTTCGGCTCGGGCCTGATGGTGGGTGGCTACTATCTCAACAACGAGCTGACCGATTTCAGCCGCAGCCCGCAAGTGAACGGACGACTGGTCGCCAACCGCGTGGAAGGCGGCAAGCGCCCGCGCAGTTCGATGTCGCCGACCGTCATCTACGATCCGCAGGGCAATACCTTCATGGTCGTGGGCGCCGCTGGCGGCAGCACCATCCCGATCACCACGACGCGCGCCATCATCGGAGCCATCGATTTCGGGATGGATGCCGAAGAAGCGCTCGGCCTGCCGTTCCTGATGGCTTTCGGCGAGCGAGTGCTGCTCGAAGAGGGAACCTGGCTGGAGGAGAAGGCCGACGCCTTCCGCGCGCTGGGCCATACGCAGCTGATGATCCGCCCTGCGCCGATCAAGGGTGGGGCGCTGGTGAAGCGGGACGGCCGCTGGCAGAGCGCGCGCGACCCGCGCCTCGAAGGCCAGCTCGATATGCCCTGA